Part of the Marinifilum sp. JC120 genome, GGATATGAAACTGGTGGTATATATGCCGCCCTTGAATTTCTAGAAAGCACAGCCCAGAACTATGCCGGAAAATTCAATCTGGTGGTTGTCCCCTGTGTGAGCCCTTGGGGCTATGAAACCAATAACCGCTGGAATCCATATACTGTAGATCCGAACAGGTCATTCAGCAACGACGAAGCCGAAGAATCCGTGTTGCTCAAACAATTTGTCTCCACTATTGCGGGCAAAATTGCAGTGCATATTGACCTGCACGAAACAACCGACCGCGACAAAACGGTCTTCCGGCCCGCACTGGCAGCAAGGGACGGAGTGGAATGCACAAATGGTGAGATTCCGCAGGGGTTCTATCTTGTGGCAGACGAAGCAAGACCGGAACTGGATTTCCAGAACGCGATAAACCGTGCAGTTGAAGAAGTTACGCCCATTGCTAAACCTGATGCGTCGGGAAAGATTCTCGGTGAACCTGCCGTGGCCCATGGAGTTATCCTTTATCCCATGTTGAAACTCGGCCTGAGCGGTATACTGACCGACGCCCCCTATCATTCAACCACCGAGATCTATCCTGACGGGGATTGGATGACCCCTGAATCAAGCATTGCAGGACAGATCGCCGCAATCAGGGGCGGGTTGGATTATGTGATTGAGCAAAATATTTAAACCAGCTGAGTTGATTAAAATCAACAGACTGTTAAGAAAGTGCCAGATGCAAGGCGCAAGAAAACGCCGGAACGATGCGTATTTAGACATACGTGAGCCCCAGTGTTTTTCGCAGCAACGCCGCAGATGGTGATTTCTCAGCAGTCTGAAATCCCCCGAAGCTATGCTCCGGGGGATTCTTTATAAATTCTATTACCTAAAAGAAAGCTTATGCTTCAAGCTCAGCTTCAGCTTTGGCGTCGCGAACAATTTCCTTAAATTCGCCAGTGGTCTTCTGGTATGAATCCACTGCCCAATCTTTGGCCTTTACTCCGGCTTTAATGGTGGACTTTGCAGCCCCCCGCACGGTCTCGGATTTGTAAGCCGCGTAACCGATGAGTCCAACTACAACACTTCCAGCCGCAACAATAGCTGCTTTTTTAAGATACATAATATACTCCTTTTACTCGTCAGGCCCTATATCCTGACGGCATAGGGGTTGATTCCAATCTGAATTCCCTGTTTGATAAGAGGATTATACTTTGTATCCAGTTTGTAAAATCAAGACGTTGAATACCAATTTCAGGATTCAGATTCCTGTTCTTGATCCCGCAATTTCTGGCATTCCGGGCATAGTCCGAAAAGAAGCATCCGGTGGTGGGTAAGAACATATCCATTTTTTCTTGCAAGTATTTCCTGCCTGCGCTCAATATCCTCGTCCACCACTTCAACTTTCTTTTGGCACTTTGTGCAAACAAGATGATCATGATGCTGGTGTCCGTAAGAGTGCTCATAAAGGGCAACCCCGCATCCAAAATCAAGACTCTCTGCAAGCCCGGAATCAACAAGTAATTTCAAGGTGCGGTAAACTGTAGCCTGCCCGACCTCTGGAACCCTTTTCTGTACAAGTCTCAAAAGATCCTCAGCCGAAAAGTGCCCTTCGGTCTCCAAAAAGGTCTCTACAATCACCTTGCGCTGCGGAGTCATGCTCAGCCCGTTCTGCGCAAGATAATCCACGAATGTTTTTGCTGCTTCATTGGTCATGGCGAAAATGAAATCCATTTTCATTTAATTGTCAAGAACTATTAAATTCTAAAAATACATCCGTGTTCGTTTTTTATATAGAAAAAAATCACTTATAAATTCCCTTTTGATCAACAAAATCTATTCTCAAAATGAGAACAGTGCGCTAACAGGATCTTCAGGAGGAGAAGAAATGCTGCTTAAGATCCAAGAACAAATTCAATATTACGCAGAAACAATTTCAGCCATCACCGGACTTGAAGTTGAGGTTGTGGATACAGAGCTTATCCGTATTGCCGGAACCGGTGATTATTCCCAGAACATCGGAAAAAGCATTAAGAGTGCGGGAAACCTGCTGAAAAACACCTTGAAGGGAAGCACTCCACTCTTCATTGAAAACCCTCGCCAAAATAAGATCTGCAAAGGCTGTCAAACGAAGGATAATTGCCGCGAGCTCTGCTCAGTCTGCGCGCCTATTTCAGATGGTATCACCACTTACGGGGCCATGGAAATGATCTGCTTTTCCTCCGACTCCCGCGAGCAGATGCTTGAACGGCGGGAAATATATATGAATTTCCTCTCCCTTCTTTCCAGCAGTATCGCAGTGCGGGTACGTGAACGACAGGAATTGCAAGACATAACCGACCTGCTGAACATCATGTCCCAAGTGGTAAATACCAATGAAAAAGGAATTCTCATCTACGATGCCAAAGGAAAGGTGGCCTACAAGAACGATCAGGCTGAGGAAATTCTGAGCAAAACAATCCCTTCTCAATTTGAGAATTTTTCTATCACCCCCACAGGCTTCACCCTCTCGGATTTAAATGAATACACAGTGGAACAAGAAGGCCGCCAGCAGATGATTGTCGGTAAACAAGCTGATATCGACTCTACAAACAGCCGTTTTTCTTCAGTTTTAGTATTCGATACCATCCGTTCAGTTGTTTCAAAATCATTGCAGGCCGCCACAGTGACCTTCGACAGCAGTTTAGACAACATCATCGGGCAATCGCCACATATTCTTCAGTTAAAAGAACAAATTACCGCCACCGGGGACACCAATTCCTCGGTTCTGATCAGCGGTGAAAGCGGTACCGGTAAAGAACTTGTGGCCCGCGCCATTCACTGCATCGGAGACAGATCAGACGAACCGTTTGTAGCTATCAACTGCGGAGCCATCCCGGACACTCTGCTTGAAAGTGAATTATTCGGATACGTTGGAGGAGCATTCACCGGTGCATTGCGCCAAGGTCAGATCGGTAAATTCGAACTTGCCGATGGGGGGGTACTCTTTCTGGACGAAATTTCATGTATGCCGCTGTACTTACAGGTAAAACTGCTGAGAGTTCTCCAAGAAAGAAAGATCACCCGTCTAGGCGGAAACCGACCCATATCCGTTGATATCCGGGTCATTGCCGCCAGTAACGACAATCTCCACGAACTCATGGCCCAGAACATGTTCAGAGACGACCTTTACTACCGCCTCAACGTAATCCCCATCCAAACCACGCCGTTACGAGAACGGCTGGATGACCTCGACCTGCTGATCAACCACTTCATCACTAAGTATTGTGATTTATTCGGCAAAAACAAGATAAAATTGCAATCATCCATCGTCCAGCGCATGCGCAGTTACGACTGGCCCGGTAACATCCGCGAACTTGAGAACGCCATTGAATATCTTGTGAACATGGCCACGCCGGAAGGAATCATCAATGAAGCCGGACTGCACAGCGGTTTCCTGCAATGTAAGGAGAATTTCCAGCAGGAACAGGTCCAGATTTCGCAAGGACCGGAATGCCCAATAGTCTCCCTTAAAGAACTGGAACAACAGGCTATTTTACGGGCTATAGAATATTACGGAGACACCACATCCGGCAAGAAACAAGCTGCCAAATCTCTTGGTATCGGACTGGCGACACTTTACCGCAAACTGGGCGACTGACACCCGTAAAGATATTTAGCTGATTTCCCTACTTCCACTCTTTCTGCTACCGCTCTCGTTCTCCGCTATTCTCAAAATGAGAATTTTCTCATTTTGAGAATAGCATCTCAAACTATCTCAAGACACCCATACTCTTCTATCTACTTAATTTTAATCACTTTATTATCGTGATAAATTTTTGGCACGCTCTCTGCTTTAGGGAAATCCAATCTGCAAGATTAAAATTTGAGGAGAAGAGGAGAATACACCTTGTCTAAAGTTAAGATTCAATACAACGGGAGCCTCAAAGCCCCGACAACCGGAGCTGATGTCTCCATGCTCAGCAGGGATGTTGCTGAAAAAGTACGGAACTTCCATTCCACATTTGATGCATATGAACCTACCCCGCTGGCAAAACTCGACAACCTCGCCGACCATCTTGGACTCGGTGAAGTGCTGGTCAAGGACGAGTCATACCGCTTCGGCCTTAATGCCTTCAAAGTCCTCGGCGGTTCCTACGCAGTAGGAGAATACCTTGCCTGCAAGCTGGGTAAAGATATCACCGAAGTCAGCTGCGACTTTCTTAAATCTCAAGAAGTGCGCGATGCTGTAGGCGACATCACCTTTGCCTCCACCACAGACGGTAACCATGGCCGCGGTCTGGCCTGGGCTGCCCAGCAGTTCAACCAGAAAGCGATCATTTACATGCCCAAAGGGTCCGACCCGGTGCGCAGTGAGAATATCAAAGCCCACGGCGCAGAATGCACAATATCCAACCTCAACTATGATGACTGTGTACGCATGGCTTGGGATACAGCTCAAGAAAAC contains:
- a CDS encoding peptidase: MNNKKWGETEKSQWLAEVSLEKNYKQDVLDRISGLPDSFRVEKYGQLSHDQSRYPLYALLSADWSAKLPTALITAGVHGYETGGIYAALEFLESTAQNYAGKFNLVVVPCVSPWGYETNNRWNPYTVDPNRSFSNDEAEESVLLKQFVSTIAGKIAVHIDLHETTDRDKTVFRPALAARDGVECTNGEIPQGFYLVADEARPELDFQNAINRAVEEVTPIAKPDASGKILGEPAVAHGVILYPMLKLGLSGILTDAPYHSTTEIYPDGDWMTPESSIAGQIAAIRGGLDYVIEQNI
- a CDS encoding AAA family ATPase; protein product: MLLKIQEQIQYYAETISAITGLEVEVVDTELIRIAGTGDYSQNIGKSIKSAGNLLKNTLKGSTPLFIENPRQNKICKGCQTKDNCRELCSVCAPISDGITTYGAMEMICFSSDSREQMLERREIYMNFLSLLSSSIAVRVRERQELQDITDLLNIMSQVVNTNEKGILIYDAKGKVAYKNDQAEEILSKTIPSQFENFSITPTGFTLSDLNEYTVEQEGRQQMIVGKQADIDSTNSRFSSVLVFDTIRSVVSKSLQAATVTFDSSLDNIIGQSPHILQLKEQITATGDTNSSVLISGESGTGKELVARAIHCIGDRSDEPFVAINCGAIPDTLLESELFGYVGGAFTGALRQGQIGKFELADGGVLFLDEISCMPLYLQVKLLRVLQERKITRLGGNRPISVDIRVIAASNDNLHELMAQNMFRDDLYYRLNVIPIQTTPLRERLDDLDLLINHFITKYCDLFGKNKIKLQSSIVQRMRSYDWPGNIRELENAIEYLVNMATPEGIINEAGLHSGFLQCKENFQQEQVQISQGPECPIVSLKELEQQAILRAIEYYGDTTSGKKQAAKSLGIGLATLYRKLGD
- a CDS encoding transcriptional repressor, coding for MKMDFIFAMTNEAAKTFVDYLAQNGLSMTPQRKVIVETFLETEGHFSAEDLLRLVQKRVPEVGQATVYRTLKLLVDSGLAESLDFGCGVALYEHSYGHQHHDHLVCTKCQKKVEVVDEDIERRQEILARKNGYVLTHHRMLLFGLCPECQKLRDQEQESES